A single genomic interval of Rhodanobacteraceae bacterium harbors:
- a CDS encoding glycosyltransferase: MIRPIDIVVPVYNARELLERCLAALDRHTPVEQARILIVDDASPDPAIAPLLASWARTSPLRPRILVNAENLGFVGSVNRGFAETESDVLLLNADTEVTPGWLAHLREALHSDERVATVTPFSNNAEICSWPLFCQVNPVPADAEIVAAALASAGPPSYPELPTAVGFCMLIRRETLDQIGDFDQATFGRGYGEENDFCLRAAGHGWRNILADHCYVVHAGGGSFAPLGLKPGGDNLQRLLARYPGYNDAVAQFIAADPLAPLRERALLRYRALAAMSG; the protein is encoded by the coding sequence GTGATCCGACCCATCGACATCGTGGTCCCGGTCTACAACGCCCGCGAATTGCTGGAGCGTTGTCTGGCTGCGCTGGACCGGCACACGCCCGTGGAACAGGCGCGTATTCTGATTGTCGACGACGCCTCGCCCGATCCGGCGATCGCGCCGCTGCTGGCCAGTTGGGCCCGGACCTCGCCGCTGCGACCGAGGATCCTCGTCAATGCCGAGAATCTGGGCTTCGTCGGCAGCGTCAATCGAGGTTTTGCCGAAACCGAGAGCGACGTGTTGCTGCTCAACGCCGACACCGAAGTCACGCCGGGCTGGCTGGCGCACCTGCGCGAGGCGCTGCACAGTGACGAGCGCGTCGCGACGGTCACGCCCTTTTCCAACAATGCCGAGATCTGTTCCTGGCCCCTGTTCTGCCAGGTGAATCCGGTACCCGCCGACGCCGAGATCGTGGCAGCGGCGCTGGCCAGCGCCGGCCCGCCGAGCTATCCCGAGCTGCCCACGGCCGTGGGTTTCTGCATGTTGATCCGACGTGAGACCTTGGATCAGATCGGTGATTTCGATCAAGCCACCTTCGGCCGCGGCTACGGCGAGGAAAATGACTTCTGTTTGCGCGCGGCCGGCCATGGCTGGCGGAACATCCTGGCCGACCACTGTTATGTGGTTCACGCTGGCGGCGGATCCTTTGCGCCGCTGGGGCTGAAACCGGGCGGAGACAACCTGCAGCGCCTGCTGGCGCGCTATCCCGGCTACAATGACGCGGTTGCACAATTCATTGCGGCCGACCCCCTCGCGCCCCTGCGCGAACGGGCCTTGCTGCGCTACCGGGCTCTCGCAGCCATGTCCGGCTGA
- a CDS encoding class I SAM-dependent methyltransferase has translation MSTTEPDILPFTGERFTPECVREIWYEHMHRYAYAVDFCRGKRVLDAACGEGYGSALLAWTSASVLGLDVDAAAIAHARRRYSSRPGLSFQQQDVTALDQLPDASFDVIVSFETLEHVHEQERMLAGFRRLLTADGVLLISSPDKHTYSDLRDYRNEYHVRELYRAELETLLQANFAHTRIYCQKLLFQSLLWDPDQPPSQARVSTLRSDGTVSARPDYQALYFLAVCSAQPLERVAPAGALHLFGDAAETVYEHYNEEIRRIIAAGHRLIAQDQEIADLRARLAHAEALLAEQAQHQGRKP, from the coding sequence ATGAGCACAACTGAACCAGACATCCTGCCCTTCACCGGTGAACGCTTCACGCCCGAGTGCGTGCGCGAGATCTGGTACGAGCACATGCACCGCTACGCCTATGCCGTGGATTTCTGTCGCGGCAAACGTGTGCTGGACGCCGCCTGCGGCGAGGGTTACGGCAGTGCACTGCTGGCCTGGACCAGCGCCAGCGTGCTGGGTCTCGACGTCGATGCCGCAGCCATTGCCCACGCCCGGAGGCGCTATTCGTCACGCCCGGGTCTGAGCTTTCAGCAGCAGGATGTCACCGCGCTGGACCAGCTGCCGGACGCCTCCTTCGACGTCATCGTGTCCTTCGAAACACTGGAGCATGTGCACGAGCAGGAGCGCATGCTGGCTGGCTTCAGGCGCCTGCTGACTGCCGATGGCGTACTGCTGATCTCGTCCCCGGACAAGCACACCTACAGCGATCTGCGTGACTATCGCAATGAATATCACGTCCGCGAGCTCTACCGCGCGGAACTCGAAACACTGCTGCAAGCGAATTTCGCCCATACCCGGATCTACTGCCAGAAACTGCTGTTCCAGTCGCTGCTGTGGGATCCGGATCAGCCGCCGAGTCAGGCCCGCGTCAGCACCCTGAGGTCTGACGGTACGGTCAGCGCACGGCCTGACTACCAGGCCCTGTACTTTCTCGCCGTGTGCTCGGCGCAACCGCTGGAACGTGTGGCGCCCGCCGGCGCCCTGCATCTCTTCGGCGATGCCGCCGAGACCGTGTACGAGCACTACAACGAAGAAATCCGGCGGATCATTGCCGCCGGACACCGCCTGATCGCCCAAGATCAGGAAATAGCCGACTTGCGGGCGCGCCTGGCGCACGCAGAAGCGCTGCTCGCGGAGCAGGCGCAACACCAAGGAAGGAAACCATGA